In the genome of Raphanus sativus cultivar WK10039 chromosome 4, ASM80110v3, whole genome shotgun sequence, one region contains:
- the LOC108855159 gene encoding ADP-ribosylation factor GTPase-activating protein AGD12 isoform X1, producing the protein MSYYSAAGHGKPGSGKRRIRELLTQSDNRFCADCGSPDPKWASANIGVFICLKCCGVHRSLGTHISKVLSVTLDEWSDEEVDSMIEIGGNASANSIYEAFIPDRFSKPGPDATHDQRMRFIRSKYELQEFLKPSLRITSTKVTSTKSSSSSSSYLSSSLSKKFIDSFRTNPSSQQPQLEGMVEFIGLLKVTLKKGTNLAVRDMMTSDPYVKLTLGQQSVQSTVKKSNLNPVWNEELMLSVPHNYGSVKLQVFDYDTFSADDIMGEAGIDIQPLITSAMAFGDPEMFGDMQIGKWLKSHDNALIEDSSINIADGKVKQEVKIKLQNVESGELELEVEWLSLES; encoded by the exons ATGAGTTATTATTCTGCAGCCGGACATGGAAAGCCTGGCTCAG GTAAAAGGAGAATAAGGGAGCTTTTAACTCAATCTGATAACCGATTCTGCGCTGATTGTGGTTCCCCTGATCCTAAGTGGGC GTCAGCAAATATCGGAGTATTCATATGCTTAAAATGCTGCGGTGTCCACAGAAGCCTCGGCACTCATATCTCAAAG GTCTTGTCTGTGACATTAGATGAATGGTCAGATGAAGAAGTGGATTCTATGATCGAAATTGGAGGCAATGCCTCTGCCAATTCAATCTACGAGGCATTTATACCTGATCGTTTCTCCAAGCCTGGACCTGATGCTACTCATGACCAACGTATGAGGTTTATCAG GTCAAAATATGAGCTCCAAGAGTTTCTGAAACCAAGCTTGCGGATCACATCCACGAAGGTCACTAGTACAAAgagttcatcatcatcatcatcatatctttCCTCAAGCCTATCTAAAAAGTTTATCGATAGCTTTCGTACAAACCCATCATCACAACAGCCG CAGCTTGAAGGCATGGTTGAGTTCATTGGATTGTTGAAGGTTACTCTCAAGAAGGGTACCAATTTAGCTGTCCGAGATATGATGACAAGTGATCCCTATGTTAAGTTGACTCTAGGACAACAg TCTGTACAATCAACTGTAAAGAAGAGCAACTTAAACCCGGTCTGGAACGAGGAACTCATGCTCTCTGTCCCTCATAACTATGGCTCAGTGAAGTTG CAAGTGTTTGATTATGACACATTTTCTGCGGACGACATAATGGGAGAAGCAGGGATTGATATACAACCACTGATTACATCTGCAATGGCTTTTGGGGATCCTGAAATGTTTGGAGATATGCAGATTGGTAAATGGCTGAAGTCGCATGACAATGCTCTTATAGAGGACAGCAGCATCAACATTGCAGATGGGAAAGTGAAACAAGAGGTTAAGATCAAGCTTCAGAATGTTGAGTCTGGTGAGTTAGAACTAGAAGTGGAGTGGCTGTCTCTTGAGTCTTGA
- the LOC108852735 gene encoding transcription factor bHLH162-like: MDQSLSNTSQSRSVDRKTIEKNRRIQMKALYSELNSLLPDQTSRAPLTLPDQLDEAANYIKKLQVNVEKMRERKRKLAATGSSSMSSSVDVSVARRSPKIEIQETGPILQIFLVTSLEHKFMFHEIIRAVSEESGAEITHAGSSTVDDTVFHTLHCKVEDCDYGASSRISESLKKLVNHFN; the protein is encoded by the exons atggaTCAGAGCCTTTCAAACACAAGTCAATCAAGATCTGTAGATCGGAAAACGATTGAGAAAAATAGAAGGATTCAGATGAAAGCTCTTTATTCAGAACTCAACTCTCTTCTTCCTGATCAAACTTCTAGG GCGCCTTTAACACTTCCTGATCAGCTTGATGAAGCTGCAAACTACATCAAGAAGCTGCAAGTGAACGTGGAGAAAATGAGAGAAAGGAAGAGAAAACTTGCTGCGACTGGATCTTCATCCATGTCTTCGAGTGTTGATGTCTCTGTGGCTAGAAGGTCGCCGAAAATCGAGATTCAAGAAACCGGTCCGATTCTTCAGATCTTTCTTGTGACAAGCTTGGAACACAAGTTTATGTTTCATGAGATCATTCGTGCTGTCAGTGAGGAATCAGGAGCTGAGATCACTCATGCTGGATCCTCAACCGTTGATGATACCGTCTTCCACACTCTTCATTGCAAG GTGGAAGATTGTGATTATGGAGCTAGTAGTAGAATTTCTGAGAGTCTGAAGAAACTTGTGAACCATTTCaattaa
- the LOC108851889 gene encoding protein BUD31 homolog 1, giving the protein MIYQKTHIKPNPNLKRGFNDDAGSYLSSSSSNSLVLRQLVSPKKKMPKVKTNRIKYPEGWELIEPTLREFEAKMREAEVDTHDGKRKCEALWPIFKLSHQRSRYVYDLYYRREEISKELYEFCLDQNYADRNLIAKWKKSGYERLCCLRCIQPRDHNYGTTCVCRVPKHLREEKVVECVHCGCQGCASGD; this is encoded by the exons ATGATATATCAGAAAACACACATTAAACCCAACCCAAACCTAAAAAGAGGCTTCAACGACGACGCTGGTTCTtatctctcctcctcctcctcaaacTCCCTCGTTCTCCGTCAGTTAGTTTCTCCAAAG AAAAAGATGCCAAAGGTGAAGACAAACAGAATAAAGTACCCAGAGGGTTGGGAGTTGATAGAGCCTACTCTTCGTGAGTTCGAAGCCAAGATGAGAGAAG CTGAGGTGGATACACATGATGGCAAGAGAAAGTGTGAAGCTTTGTGGCCAATCTTTAAACTTTCTCATCAGAGGAGTCGCTATGTTTATGACCTCTATTACCGTAGGGAGGAGATCTCTAAAGAGCTTTATGAGTTCTGCTTGGATCAGAACTATGCTGATCGTAACCTCATTGCCAAGTGGAAAAAG tCAGGATATGAACGTTTATGCTGCTTGCGATGCATTCAGCCAAGAGACCACAACTATGGGACAACATGTGTATGTCGTGTTCCAAAACACTTGCGTGAAGAGAAGGTGGTTGAATGCGTTCATTGCGGTTGTCAAGGATGCGCTAGCGGCGATTAA
- the LOC108853445 gene encoding alpha carbonic anhydrase 4-like: protein MDPNTKTLIIFALFFLYLYFPNISVANDAEADDETPFTYEQNPEKGPEGWSKINPHWKVCNNGKLQSPIDLTNTRVSLIHDEAWRRQYKPAPAVIMNRGHDVMVSWKGDAGKITIRQTEFKLVQCHWHSPSEHTVNGTRYDLELHMVHTSARGRIAVIGVLYKLGEPNEFLTRLLDGIKKVGKEETDLGIVDPRTIRFQTKKFYRYIGSLTVPPCTEGVIWTVVKRVNTISVEQIAALRNAVDDGYETNSRPVQNTNGRPVWFYDPNV from the exons ATGGATCCGAACACAAAAACACTTATTATTTTCGCGTtgttttttctctatttatatttCCCCAATATTTCTGTCGCTAATGATGCTGAAGCCG ACGATGAAACACCATTTACGTACGAGCAAAATCCAGAGAAGGGACCAGAGGGATGGAGCAAAATAAATCCTCATTGGAAAGTTTGTAACAATGGAAAATTACAATCTCCGATCGATCTCACCAACACAAGAGTCAGTCTTATTCATGATGAAGCATGGAGAAGACAATACAAACCAGCCCCGGCTGTTATTATGAACAGAGGACATGACGTTATG GTATCGTGGAAAGGAGATGCTGGGAAAATAACGATACGTCAAACCGAGTTTAAGTTAGTGCAATGCCATTGGCATTCACCGTCAGAGCATACTGTTAACGGAACTCG TTACGACCTGGAGCTTCACATGGTTCACACGAGTGCTCGAGGCAGAATCGCAGTGATTGGAGTTCTTTATAAATTGGGCGAACCTAATGAATTCCTCACAAGG CTACTCGATGGAATAAAAAAAGTGGGAAAAGAAGAGACGGATCTAGGGATCGTGGATCCAAGAACCATTAGATTTCAAACCAAGAAATTCTATAGATACATTGGCTCTCTTACTGTTCCTCCATGCACTGAAGGTGTTATTTGGACTGTCGTCAAAAgg GTGAACACAATATCAGTGGAGCAGATTGCAGCTTTAAGGAATGCCGTTGACGAT GGATATGAGACAAATTCAAGACCGGTTCAAAACACAAATGGAAGACCGGTCTGGTTCTACGATCCAAATGTTTGA
- the LOC108851870 gene encoding uncharacterized protein LOC108851870, which translates to MLTETPFRPREKLLEKQRLFQSIQRHTYLKGPMDKVTSVAIPLALAASALYMIGTGIYNMSNGIGKKE; encoded by the exons ATGTTGACTGAAACTCCGTTTAGGCCACGAGAGAAGcttcttgagaagcagaggcTGTTCCAGAGCATCCAAAGGCACACTTACCTCAAAGGACCAATGGACAAGGTCACCTCCGTTGCCATTCCTCTTGCCTTGGCTGCATCTGCTCTCTACATGATT GGAACAGGAATCTACAACATGTCGAATGGAATCGGGAAGAAGGAATAA
- the LOC108855643 gene encoding dolichyl-diphosphooligosaccharide--protein glycosyltransferase subunit 2, with amino-acid sequence MMEGGIARFLVLLILSVAICNAATVPHPISDSHRSAALDVFLPLDGPHKSLEEAYEALKALEILGIDKKSDPSSAGCENVVKVLASPSSALKDVFYALSVNGILKCKSGEDVPKDIVSKLQAGAKDAKLLLDFYYPVRGLVLVKEQFSGTDLTLGDAEAIFRSVKGLSQSDGRWRYSSNNPESSTFAAGLAFETLAGVISLAPSEIDQSLIQTLKTGILKLFDSIQKYDDGTFYFDGSEGPISTTASVIRGLTSFAASESTGLNLRGDKIVGLAKFFLGVGIPGDAKDFFNQIDALACLEDNRFSVPLILSLPTTVISLTKKEPLKVKVSTVLGSKAPALSVKLTEALNSKGSSVINNQELKFDADSATYFLDSFPKNFDVGKYTFVFEILLDESANEKAYITEAQTKVPIAATGAISIENAEIAILDSDVGSVESQKTLDLTKDGAVSLSANHLQKLRLSFQLTTPLGLVFKPHQAFLKLKHESQVEHIFLVKTSGKKAELVLDFLGLVEKLYYLSGKYEIQLTIGDASMENSVLSNIGHIELDLPARPEKAPLPPLQPTDLYSRYGPKAEISHIFRVPEKLPAKQLSLVFLGLIVLPFIAFLIGLTRLGVNIKSFPSSVGAATSALLFHGGIGAVLLLYVLFWLKLDLFTTLKALSLLGVFLLFVGHRTLSGLAAASNKLKSA; translated from the exons ATGATGGAGGGAGGTATAGCACGGTTCCTAGTTTTGTTGATACTCTCCGTAGCAATCTGCAATGCTGCTACGGTTCCTCACCCGATTTCAGACTCTCACCGATCCGCGGCTCTCGATGTCTTCCTACCACTCGATGGACCCCACAAAAG CTTGGAGGAGGCGTATGAAGCATTGAAGGCTTTGGAGATTCTTGGAATCGATAAGAAGTCTGATCCGAGCTCAGCGGGTTGTGAGAATGTGGTTAAAGTTCTTGCGTCGCCTTCTTCTGCTCTGAAGGATGTGTTCTATGCTTTGAGCGTTAATGGGATTCTCAAATGCAAATCTGGAGAAGATGTTCCTAAG GATATTGTCTCTAAGCTTCAAGCTGGCGCTAAAGATGCCAAGTTATTGCTTGACTTCTACTATCCCGTCAGAGGCTTGGTGCTTGTTAAG GAGCAATTTTCTGGAACTGATCTAACTCTGGGAGATGCCGAAGCTATTTTCCGTTCCGTAAAG GGTCTCAGCCAGAGCGATGGAAGATGGCGCTACAGCTCCAACAATCCGGAATCAAGCACCTTTGCTGCTG gCTTAGCCTTCGAAACTCTTGCTGGAGTGATTTCATTAGCACCTTCAGAGATTGATCAGTCATTG ATCCAGACACTGAAGACAGGTATCCTGAAGCTTTTTGACAGTATCCAAAAATATG ACGACGGGACATTTTACTTCGATGGAAGTGAAGGCCCGATCTCAACAACTGCATCAGTAATTAGAGGGCTCACGTCATTTGCAGCTTCAGAGTCCACAGGATTGAAC CTTCGAGGTGATAAGATAGTTGGGTTGGCCAAGTTCTTTCTTGGTGTTGGAATCCCTGGAGATGCCAAAGATTTCTTCAACCAAATAGATGCACTAGCTTGTTTGGAAGACAACAG GTTCTCTGTTCCACTCATTTTATCTCTTCCAACTACTGTCATTTCACTGACAAAGAAAGAGCCTCTGAAG GTTAAAGTTAGCACTGTACTCGGTTCTAAGGCACCAGCTCTTAGTGTGAAGCTCACAGAAGCTCTAAATTCAAAGGGTTCCTCTGTAATTAACAACCAG GAGCTGAAGTTTGACGCCGACAGTGCAACGTACTTCCTTGACTCCTTTCCGAAGAACTTTGATGTTGGAAAGTATACTTTTGTATTTGAG ATTTTGCTAGATGAGTCGGCAAATGAAAAAGCTTACATAACCGAAGCTCAAACAAAAGTGCCTATTGCCGCCACAGGAGCTATTAGCATTGAGAACGCAGAAATTGCTATACTTGATAGTGACGTTGGGAGCGTTGAATCTCAGAAAAC GCTAGATTTAACTAAAGACGGAGCAGTATCATTATCAGCAAACCATCTCCAAAAGCTACGTCTGTCATTCCAGTTAACTACTCCACTTGGCCTTGTGTTTAAGCCACACCAG GCATTTCTCAAACTGAAACATGAGTCACAGGTCGAGCATATCTTTCTCGTGAAAACTTCTGGAAAGAAGGCTGAATTAGTTCTA gattttCTTGGATTGGTTGAGAAGCTGTACTACCTTTCTGGTAAATATGAGATCCAGCTAACTATTGGAGATGCTTCTATG GAGAACTCTGTATTGAGTAATATTGGCCACATCGAACTTGACCTACCAGCACGTCCAGAGAAGGCGCCTCTTCCTCCTCTACAACCTACTGACCTGTACTCAAGATATGGGCCAAAAGCTGAGATATCACACATCTTCCGTGTTCCTGAAAAGCTACCCGCGAAGCAGCTTTCACTAGTTTTCTTGGGTCTTATAGTTCTCCCATTCATCGCTTTCCTGATCGGG CTGACACGGTTGGGAGTGAACATAAAGAGCTTCCCATCATCGGTTGGAGCTGCAACATCCGCTTTGCTTTTCCATGGCGGCATCGGAGCTGTTCTGCTTCTTTACGTGCTTTTCTGGTTAAAG TTGGATCTGTTCACGACGCTTAAGGCACTATCTTTGTTGGGAGTGTTTCTGCTGTTCGTTGGACACAGAACACTCTCCGGCCTCGCAGCAGCATCGAACAAGTTAAAATCTGCTTGA
- the LOC108855159 gene encoding ADP-ribosylation factor GTPase-activating protein AGD12 isoform X2, producing MSYYSAAGHGKPGSGKRRIRELLTQSDNRFCADCGSPDPKWASANIGVFICLKCCGVHRSLGTHISKVLSVTLDEWSDEEVDSMIEIGGNASANSIYEAFIPDRFSKPGPDATHDQRMRFIRSKYELQEFLKPSLRITSTKVTSTKSSSSSSSYLSSSLSKKFIDSFRTNPSSQQPLEGMVEFIGLLKVTLKKGTNLAVRDMMTSDPYVKLTLGQQSVQSTVKKSNLNPVWNEELMLSVPHNYGSVKLQVFDYDTFSADDIMGEAGIDIQPLITSAMAFGDPEMFGDMQIGKWLKSHDNALIEDSSINIADGKVKQEVKIKLQNVESGELELEVEWLSLES from the exons ATGAGTTATTATTCTGCAGCCGGACATGGAAAGCCTGGCTCAG GTAAAAGGAGAATAAGGGAGCTTTTAACTCAATCTGATAACCGATTCTGCGCTGATTGTGGTTCCCCTGATCCTAAGTGGGC GTCAGCAAATATCGGAGTATTCATATGCTTAAAATGCTGCGGTGTCCACAGAAGCCTCGGCACTCATATCTCAAAG GTCTTGTCTGTGACATTAGATGAATGGTCAGATGAAGAAGTGGATTCTATGATCGAAATTGGAGGCAATGCCTCTGCCAATTCAATCTACGAGGCATTTATACCTGATCGTTTCTCCAAGCCTGGACCTGATGCTACTCATGACCAACGTATGAGGTTTATCAG GTCAAAATATGAGCTCCAAGAGTTTCTGAAACCAAGCTTGCGGATCACATCCACGAAGGTCACTAGTACAAAgagttcatcatcatcatcatcatatctttCCTCAAGCCTATCTAAAAAGTTTATCGATAGCTTTCGTACAAACCCATCATCACAACAGCCG CTTGAAGGCATGGTTGAGTTCATTGGATTGTTGAAGGTTACTCTCAAGAAGGGTACCAATTTAGCTGTCCGAGATATGATGACAAGTGATCCCTATGTTAAGTTGACTCTAGGACAACAg TCTGTACAATCAACTGTAAAGAAGAGCAACTTAAACCCGGTCTGGAACGAGGAACTCATGCTCTCTGTCCCTCATAACTATGGCTCAGTGAAGTTG CAAGTGTTTGATTATGACACATTTTCTGCGGACGACATAATGGGAGAAGCAGGGATTGATATACAACCACTGATTACATCTGCAATGGCTTTTGGGGATCCTGAAATGTTTGGAGATATGCAGATTGGTAAATGGCTGAAGTCGCATGACAATGCTCTTATAGAGGACAGCAGCATCAACATTGCAGATGGGAAAGTGAAACAAGAGGTTAAGATCAAGCTTCAGAATGTTGAGTCTGGTGAGTTAGAACTAGAAGTGGAGTGGCTGTCTCTTGAGTCTTGA
- the LOC108849654 gene encoding cationic amino acid transporter 1, which yields MGSENGDDGLRRRGCSCTKDDFLPEESFKSMGNYFKALKETPSRFIDRVMTRSVDSAEIHDMKARSGNEMKKTLTWWDLMWFGVGAVIGSGIFVLTGQEARDKSGPAVVLSFVVSGVSAMLSVFCYTEFAVEIPVAGGSFAYLRVELGDFMAFIAAGNIILEYVVGGAAVARSWTSYFATLLNHKPDDFRIIAHSLGKDYSHLDPIAVGVCAIICILAVIGTKGSSVFNYIASMIHMVVIAFVIVAGLTRADLKNYSDFAPFGVRGVFKSASVLFFAYIGFDAVSTMAEETKNPGRDIPIGLVGSMIVTTVCYCLMAVTLCLMQPYGQIDPNAPFSVAFSAVGWDWAKYIVAFGALKGMTTVLLVGAIGQARYMTHIARAHMMPPWLAHVNAKTGTPINATVVMLAATALIAFFTKLEILADLLSVSTLFIFMFVAVALLVRRYYVTGETSSRDRNKFLMFLGLILASSIATAVYWAMERDGWIVYAVTVAVWFLSTVGMKFLVPQARAPKLWGVPLVPWLPSASIAVNIFLLGSIDEKSFVRFGIWTGVLLVYYFLFGLHATYDTAKATLKEKSTLKNAEEGSVAADKSGRAALDH from the exons ATGGGGTCGGAAAATGGTGACGACGGGCTACGTCGGCGAGGCTGTTCATGCACGAAAGATGATTTTCTCCCGGAGGAATCTTTCAAAAGCATGGGGAACTACTTTAAAGCCCTTAAAGAAACACCGAGCCGGTTCATAGACCGTGTAATGACTCGGTCTGTCGACTCGGCGGAGATTCATGACATGAAGGCACGTAGTGGTAACGAGATGAAGAAAACGTTGACGTGGTGGGATCTTATGTGGTTTGGTGTCGGTGCAGTCATCGGCTCAGGAATATTCGTTCTCACCGGACAAGAAGCAAGGGATAAGTCCGGTCCAGCCGTCGTGTTGTCCTTCGTTGTCTCCGGTGTCTCCGCCATGCTCTCCGTGTTTTGTTACACCGAGTTCGCCGTCGAGATTCCTGTCGCAG GTGGTTCTTTCGCCTACTTGAGAGTGGAGCTCGGCGACTTCATGGCTTTCATCGCCGCCGGAAATATAATCCTCGAATACGTAGTCGGTGGAGCAGCCGTGGCTCGGTCATGGACCTCTTACTTCGCCACTCTCTTAAACCACAAACCTGACGACTTCCGCATAATAGCTCACAGTCTCGGCAAAGACTATAGCCACTTAGATCCAATCGCGGTCGGCGTTTGCGCTATCATTTGCATTTTAGCCGTTATTGGCACAAAAGGCTCATCAGTCTTCAACTACATCGCTTCTATGATCCACATGGTCGTCATCGCGTTCGTGATCGTCGCTGGATTAACTAGAGCTGACCTCAAAAACTACTCAGACTTCGCTCCCTTTGGAGTTAGAGGAGTGTTTAAATCCGCGTCGGTTCTTTTCTTTGCGTATATTGGATTCGATGCGGTTTCAACGATGGCTGAGGAGACAAAGAACCCTGGGAGAGATATTCCCATTGGTCTTGTCGGCTCGATGATTGTTACCACGGTTTGTTATTGTCTCATGGCGGTTACGTTGTGTCTCATGCAACCGTATGGGCAGATTGATCCTAACGCGCCGTTTTCTGTCGCGTTTTCCGCGGTTGGATGGGATTGGGCTAAGTACATTGTTGCCTTTGGTGCTCTTAAAG GTATGACAACCGTTTTGTTAGTTGGAGCCATAGGTCAAGCTAGGTACATGACCCACATCGCCCGTGCACACATGATGCCACCATGGCTAGCTCATGTAAACGCAAAGACAGGAACACCGATCAACGCGACAGTTGTCATGCTTGCCGCGACGGCTCTCATCGCATTCTTCACAAAACTAGAAATCTTAGCCGACCTCTTGTCCGTCTCCACACTTTTCATCTTCATGTTCGTCGCGGTGGCTCTTCTCGTCAGGAGATATTACGTCACGGGAGAAACGTCTTCACGTGACCGGAACAAGTTCTTAATGTTCTTAGGTTTGATTCTCGCGTCCTCCATCGCGACCGCTGTGTATTGGGCTATGGAAAGAGACGGTTGGATTGTGTATGCCGTTACGGTAGCTGTTTGGTTCTTGTCTACCGTTGGGATGAAGTTCCTTGTGCCGCAAGCTAGGGCTCCGAAGCTTTGGGGTGTTCCTTTGGTTCCGTGGTTGCCTTCTGCTTCGATCGCTGTTAATATCTTTCTTCTTGGTTCGATCGATGAAAAATCGTTCGTTAGGTTTGGGATCTGGACTGGTGTTCTTCTTGTTTACTACTTCTTGTTTGGGCTGCACGCAACTTACGATACAGCTAAGGCAACTCTGAAGGAGAAGTCGACGTTGAAGAATGCTGAAGAAGGTAGTGTTGCTGCAGATAAATCTGGTCGCGCAGCTTTAGATCACTAG